A genomic stretch from Pseudomonas alkylphenolica includes:
- a CDS encoding electron transfer flavoprotein subunit beta/FixA family protein: MKVMAAVKRVVDYNVKVRVKADGTGVDLANVKMALNPFCEIAVEEAVRLKEQGIATEVVVVTVGPATAQEQLRTALALGADRAILVESAEELSSLAVAKLLKAVVDKEQPQLVILGKQAIDSDNNQTGQMLAALSGFAQGTFASRVEVAGDKVQVTREIDGGLQTVALNLPAIVTTDLRLNEPRYASLPNIMKAKKKPLETVTPDALGVATSSTNRLLNVEAPAARSAGIKVKSVAELVEKLKNEAKVIL, from the coding sequence ATGAAAGTAATGGCTGCAGTAAAGCGCGTGGTCGATTACAACGTCAAAGTCCGCGTCAAGGCGGACGGCACTGGCGTTGACCTCGCTAACGTGAAAATGGCGCTCAACCCCTTCTGCGAAATTGCCGTGGAAGAGGCGGTACGCCTCAAGGAACAAGGGATTGCCACTGAAGTGGTGGTGGTGACGGTTGGCCCGGCCACTGCCCAGGAGCAATTGCGTACCGCGCTGGCTCTGGGTGCCGACCGTGCCATCCTGGTCGAATCCGCCGAAGAGCTGAGCTCGCTGGCCGTGGCCAAGCTGCTCAAGGCAGTGGTCGACAAAGAACAGCCGCAGCTGGTGATCCTTGGCAAGCAAGCGATCGACAGCGACAACAACCAGACCGGCCAGATGCTGGCGGCCTTGAGCGGCTTCGCTCAAGGCACCTTCGCCTCCAGGGTTGAAGTGGCTGGCGACAAGGTCCAGGTTACCCGTGAAATCGACGGCGGCCTGCAGACCGTTGCGCTGAACCTGCCCGCGATCGTCACCACCGACCTGCGTCTGAACGAGCCGCGCTATGCGTCGCTGCCGAACATCATGAAAGCCAAGAAAAAGCCGCTGGAAACCGTTACGCCAGATGCGCTGGGCGTTGCCACTTCCTCCACCAACAGACTCCTGAACGTCGAAGCACCAGCTGCACGCAGCGCGGGTATCAAGGTCAAGTCGGTGGCTGAACTGGTCGAGAAACTGAAGAACGAGGCGAAGGTAATCTTATGA
- a CDS encoding MBL fold metallo-hydrolase, producing MYRKLFSVTGRPRQLDGGALFGTTPRRTWGEWLSPDSDNQVEMASRVLLVQQDGMNILVMAGAEALLAPLPPSCRCQRPAPGLLDSLARLGVAEGQIHAVVLTHLHAMLAPDVRRAVNDGDSPRLLFPAARYLVGRQHWIRANQPHPRDRTLFVAQIINQLQSSGRLRLLDEHANDLLGDGWRFHLSDGYTPGQLLPEIRMPGGPLIFAGDLVPAMQWLTLDLTTAFDRNPECLIDEKERLLDHLVAIGGRLFLPRDPSVALIKVSRDRQSRYQPFDQQAVLHRLDS from the coding sequence GTGTATCGCAAGCTATTTTCAGTGACCGGCAGGCCGCGCCAGCTCGATGGCGGCGCGCTCTTCGGCACCACGCCGCGGCGCACCTGGGGCGAGTGGTTGAGCCCTGACAGTGACAATCAGGTCGAGATGGCTTCGCGTGTCCTGCTGGTGCAACAGGACGGGATGAATATCCTGGTCATGGCGGGCGCCGAGGCGTTGTTGGCACCGTTGCCGCCATCCTGCCGCTGTCAGCGGCCAGCTCCTGGCCTGCTCGACAGTCTGGCGCGGCTGGGGGTGGCAGAAGGGCAGATACACGCTGTGGTGCTCACGCACCTGCATGCGATGCTTGCGCCGGACGTGCGCCGGGCGGTCAACGATGGTGACAGCCCGCGGCTGTTGTTTCCGGCCGCCCGTTACCTGGTCGGCCGCCAGCACTGGATCCGCGCCAACCAACCGCACCCGCGCGATCGAACCCTGTTTGTTGCGCAGATCATCAACCAGCTGCAAAGCAGCGGACGTTTGCGTCTGCTGGACGAGCACGCCAACGACCTGTTGGGCGACGGCTGGCGCTTTCATCTCAGCGACGGCTACACCCCGGGGCAATTGCTGCCGGAAATCCGCATGCCCGGCGGTCCGCTGATTTTCGCCGGCGACCTGGTGCCTGCCATGCAGTGGCTCACCCTTGATCTGACCACGGCCTTTGACCGCAATCCGGAATGCCTGATTGATGAAAAAGAACGCCTGCTCGACCACCTGGTAGCTATCGGTGGACGACTGTTTCTGCCCCGCGACCCCAGTGTTGCGCTGATCAAGGTCAGTCGTGACCGGCAATCGCGTTATCAACCATTTGACCAGCAAGCCGTCCTGCATCGCCTGGACAGTTGA
- a CDS encoding acetyl-CoA C-acyltransferase: MQDAVIVSTARTPIAKAFRGAFNDLKSPSMSALAIRAAVERAKIEPGEIDDLVMGTAMQSGTASTNLARLSALAAGLPLSVSGQTIDRQCASGLMAIAIAAKQIMVDGMQLTIGAGQEQISLVQNAHMQAAAVAEDATVLRMAEHAYMPMLQTAEIVARRYNISREAQDAYSLQSQQRTAAAQAAGVFADEIVPVNVRKKVVDKQSGAITYEDVRLTQDEGNRPQTTLADLQKLAPVREGGCITAGNASQLSDGASACVLMSGALAARSSVSPLGLYRGIAVAGLAPEEMGIGPVLAIPRLLRQHGLRVDDIGLWEINEAFACQVLYSAQTLGIDPAKLNVNGGAIAIGHPYGMSGARMVGHALLEGKRRGVKYVVVSMCVGGGMGAAGLFEVL; encoded by the coding sequence ATGCAAGACGCTGTTATCGTTTCCACCGCCCGCACGCCAATCGCCAAAGCCTTTCGCGGTGCGTTCAACGACCTCAAGTCGCCGTCCATGAGTGCGCTGGCCATTCGTGCCGCAGTCGAGCGCGCGAAGATCGAACCGGGCGAAATCGACGACCTGGTGATGGGCACCGCCATGCAGAGCGGCACCGCATCGACCAACCTCGCACGTTTGTCGGCACTGGCTGCGGGCCTGCCGTTGTCAGTCAGCGGCCAGACCATCGACCGTCAGTGCGCGTCCGGGCTGATGGCCATTGCCATCGCCGCCAAACAGATCATGGTCGATGGCATGCAGCTGACCATCGGCGCCGGCCAGGAGCAGATCAGCCTGGTGCAGAACGCGCATATGCAGGCGGCGGCTGTCGCCGAAGATGCCACGGTGCTGCGCATGGCCGAACACGCGTATATGCCGATGCTGCAGACCGCTGAAATCGTTGCCCGGCGCTACAACATCAGCCGTGAGGCCCAGGACGCCTACAGCTTGCAATCGCAGCAGCGCACTGCGGCGGCGCAGGCGGCAGGGGTGTTCGCTGACGAGATCGTGCCGGTCAATGTGCGCAAGAAAGTCGTCGACAAACAGAGCGGCGCGATCACTTATGAAGACGTACGGCTGACCCAGGACGAAGGCAACCGCCCGCAAACCACCCTGGCCGATCTGCAAAAGCTGGCCCCGGTGCGCGAAGGCGGTTGCATCACCGCCGGCAACGCCAGCCAGTTGTCCGACGGCGCCAGCGCCTGTGTGCTGATGAGCGGCGCTCTGGCAGCGCGCTCCTCTGTGAGTCCGCTGGGCTTGTATCGCGGTATCGCTGTGGCTGGCCTGGCGCCGGAAGAAATGGGCATCGGCCCGGTACTGGCAATTCCCAGGTTGCTGCGTCAGCACGGTTTGCGCGTGGATGACATCGGCTTGTGGGAAATCAACGAAGCCTTTGCCTGTCAGGTGCTGTACAGCGCGCAAACCCTGGGCATTGATCCGGCGAAACTCAACGTCAACGGCGGTGCGATTGCCATCGGCCATCCTTACGGCATGAGCGGTGCGCGCATGGTTGGTCATGCCCTGCTGGAGGGCAAACGCCGCGGCGTCAAGTATGTGGTGGTGAGCATGTGTGTCGGCGGCGGCATGGGCGCGGCCGGTTTGTTCGAGGTGCTCTGA
- a CDS encoding acyl-CoA dehydrogenase C-terminal domain-containing protein, whose protein sequence is MKYQAPLRDMRFVLHELFDVSGHCQQLGNGLDRETIDGVLEEAARFTAEVVAPLNRNSDEQGCHLQDGEVTTPDGFRQAYQLFVEQGWASMTGPVDFGGQGFPQMVSASFHEMLMSASLAFRVYSGLTEGTVVALDRHGSAELKQRYLAQLVSGEWAGTMCLTEPQAGTDLALLRTRAQPQADGSYRLSGSKIFISGGEQDLTDNIIHLVLARLPDAPPGVKGISLFLVPKRLVNADGSLGERNAVSCGALEHKMGIKGASTCVMNFDGASGWLVGQPNHGLACMFTMMNDARFQVGLQGLGIAEAAFQGGLTYARERLQSRAISGPVAPDKPADPIIVHPDVRRMLLTQKTLSEGCRMLAAYAARQLDLEHSASAAPQREAATRRAALLIPLVKAFFTDCGQEVASLGVQLYGGHGYIREWGMEQLMRDSRITQLYEGTNGIQALDLIRRKLLGDNGAELNALIDELATQVAQATSHAELAERVGQRLQEWRLLADSVLQACRRDPQEIGAVSVDFLAYSAYVLLAALWLQAAERASQALAAGSGEPAFYRAKLQSADFYLRRVLPRANAHREALLAGADCLMAMPEADFAF, encoded by the coding sequence ATGAAGTATCAGGCACCATTGCGCGATATGCGTTTTGTTCTGCACGAGCTGTTTGACGTGAGCGGTCATTGCCAGCAACTGGGCAACGGCCTGGATCGCGAGACCATCGACGGCGTGCTCGAAGAGGCCGCGCGTTTTACCGCCGAGGTGGTGGCACCGCTCAACCGCAACAGTGACGAGCAGGGCTGTCACTTGCAGGATGGCGAAGTGACCACGCCTGATGGCTTTCGCCAGGCCTACCAGCTGTTCGTCGAGCAGGGCTGGGCGAGCATGACCGGGCCGGTGGACTTCGGCGGCCAGGGTTTCCCGCAAATGGTCTCGGCAAGTTTCCACGAGATGCTGATGAGTGCTTCGCTGGCGTTTCGGGTTTACTCCGGGCTGACCGAAGGCACCGTCGTCGCCCTGGACCGGCATGGCAGTGCCGAGCTCAAGCAGCGTTACCTGGCGCAGCTGGTCAGCGGCGAGTGGGCCGGCACCATGTGCCTCACCGAGCCTCAGGCCGGGACCGATCTTGCACTGCTGCGCACCCGCGCCCAGCCTCAGGCCGATGGCAGCTACCGGCTCAGCGGCAGCAAGATTTTCATCAGCGGCGGCGAGCAGGATTTAACGGACAACATCATCCACCTGGTGCTCGCCCGCTTGCCTGATGCGCCGCCCGGTGTCAAAGGTATCAGCCTGTTCCTGGTGCCCAAGCGGCTGGTCAACGCCGATGGCTCGCTGGGCGAACGCAACGCCGTGAGCTGCGGGGCGCTGGAGCACAAGATGGGCATTAAGGGGGCCTCCACCTGTGTGATGAATTTCGATGGTGCCAGCGGCTGGCTGGTGGGGCAGCCAAATCATGGCCTGGCATGCATGTTCACCATGATGAACGATGCGCGTTTTCAGGTCGGATTGCAGGGGCTGGGGATCGCCGAAGCAGCGTTCCAGGGCGGTCTGACTTATGCCCGCGAGCGCTTGCAGTCGCGCGCCATCAGTGGCCCGGTGGCGCCGGACAAACCGGCTGACCCGATCATCGTTCACCCGGATGTGCGGCGCATGCTGCTGACCCAGAAGACCCTCAGTGAAGGCTGTCGCATGCTCGCAGCCTACGCCGCCCGGCAACTGGACCTTGAACACAGCGCCAGCGCTGCGCCGCAGCGAGAAGCGGCGACCCGCCGCGCCGCATTGCTGATCCCACTGGTCAAAGCGTTCTTTACCGACTGCGGTCAGGAAGTCGCCAGCCTTGGCGTGCAGCTGTACGGCGGTCATGGCTATATCCGCGAGTGGGGCATGGAGCAACTGATGCGCGACAGCCGCATCACCCAGCTGTACGAAGGCACCAACGGCATTCAGGCGCTGGACCTGATCCGCCGCAAGCTGCTCGGCGACAACGGTGCCGAGCTCAATGCCCTGATCGACGAACTGGCCACCCAGGTGGCGCAAGCCACGTCGCACGCGGAGCTGGCCGAACGGGTCGGGCAGCGCCTGCAAGAGTGGCGGCTGCTGGCCGATTCGGTGCTGCAGGCCTGTCGCCGCGACCCGCAAGAAATCGGCGCGGTGTCGGTGGATTTTCTCGCTTACTCGGCCTATGTGTTGTTGGCGGCGTTGTGGTTGCAGGCGGCAGAGCGTGCCAGTCAAGCACTCGCGGCCGGCAGCGGGGAGCCGGCGTTCTACCGGGCCAAGCTGCAATCGGCGGATTTCTACCTGCGCCGCGTACTGCCACGGGCCAATGCCCATCGCGAGGCCTTGCTCGCCGGTGCCGATTGCTTGATGGCCATGCCGGAGGCTGATTTCGCCTTCTGA
- a CDS encoding 3-hydroxyacyl-CoA dehydrogenase, whose translation MSDGFEIQQAAVVGAGTMGRGIVVSLASAGIPVLWLDANAQMLSAGLKMAADTWAHQVTKGRISQAQAEQNLARLQAVDSYAALADVDLVIEAVYENLELKQEIFRLLDSTLKPDAILASNTSALDIDAIAAVTSRPAQVLGLHFFSPAHIMKLLEIVRGAHTSAAVLAQARQLGQRLGKVAVVAGNCRGFIGNRMLKTYADEARKMLLEGALPQQVDAALQAFGFAMGPFRMYDVVGIDLEWRARQLAGQGMDSPLVQVDNALCERERFGQKTGRGYYRYAEGSREAEHDPQVDALIESIARDLGYRRRVIDDQEIVERSLLALVNEGAKILEENIAANSQDIDRVYLNGYGFPAQVGGPMNWADAQGLATIEQRLQALQQQHGEHWKPAALITRLVAAGRGLGNVGEGRV comes from the coding sequence GTGAGCGACGGATTCGAGATACAACAGGCTGCGGTGGTGGGGGCCGGCACCATGGGCCGGGGGATTGTCGTCAGCCTGGCCAGTGCCGGTATCCCGGTGTTGTGGCTGGACGCCAATGCGCAGATGCTCAGCGCTGGCCTGAAAATGGCGGCTGACACCTGGGCCCATCAAGTGACCAAGGGACGTATCAGCCAGGCGCAGGCCGAGCAGAATCTGGCCCGGCTACAGGCGGTGGACAGTTACGCGGCCCTGGCCGATGTCGACCTGGTGATCGAGGCGGTGTACGAGAACCTTGAGCTCAAGCAGGAGATTTTTCGCCTGCTGGACAGCACCCTCAAGCCTGATGCGATCCTCGCCAGCAACACCTCGGCGCTGGATATCGACGCCATTGCCGCCGTCACCTCGCGCCCCGCGCAGGTGCTGGGCCTGCATTTCTTCAGCCCGGCGCACATCATGAAACTGCTGGAAATCGTCCGTGGCGCACACACCTCAGCAGCGGTGCTGGCGCAGGCCAGGCAGCTCGGGCAACGCCTGGGCAAGGTCGCAGTGGTGGCGGGCAACTGCCGTGGCTTTATCGGCAACCGCATGCTCAAGACCTATGCCGACGAGGCGCGCAAGATGCTCCTTGAAGGCGCTTTGCCGCAGCAGGTGGACGCGGCGTTGCAGGCTTTCGGTTTTGCCATGGGGCCGTTTCGTATGTACGACGTGGTCGGCATCGATCTGGAGTGGCGCGCGCGGCAACTGGCCGGGCAGGGCATGGACAGTCCGCTGGTGCAGGTCGACAACGCCCTGTGTGAGCGCGAGCGCTTTGGCCAGAAGACCGGCCGCGGCTACTACCGGTATGCCGAAGGCAGCCGCGAAGCCGAGCATGATCCACAAGTCGATGCGCTGATCGAAAGCATTGCCCGCGACCTGGGCTATCGCCGCCGGGTGATCGACGATCAGGAAATTGTCGAACGCAGCCTGCTCGCCTTGGTCAATGAGGGCGCGAAGATTCTTGAAGAAAACATCGCCGCCAACAGCCAAGACATCGATCGGGTCTACCTCAACGGTTATGGCTTCCCGGCGCAAGTGGGAGGTCCGATGAACTGGGCCGACGCCCAGGGGCTGGCGACGATCGAACAACGTCTGCAGGCGTTACAGCAGCAACACGGTGAACACTGGAAGCCGGCCGCGCTGATTACCCGGTTGGTGGCAGCGGGCAGGGGCTTGGGCAATGTAGGGGAGGGGCGGGTATGA
- a CDS encoding LysR family transcriptional regulator, which produces MNITNFDLNLLRILDVLLREQNVSRAAERLALSQPTVSNALARLRELLEDPLLVRIGRRMQPTPKALALEGPIRSALQQIEQTLNVGESFDPRLSRQTFRIAMTDFVEQLCMPELLRHLQDSAPNLRLDITPLAPSLPVDALDRGQLDLVLGRFEEIPARFARHHWRSETLQVAVRQDHPLVNGTLDLETFLRLRHLWVHGGQTRGMVDQWLGEQGLARQIVYTTPSYLQAAHLVVALDLCVVLPTQLARYFATLLPLQLYDLPFALEAFELELVHLAQHGQNRALEWLVGEMLRVGKN; this is translated from the coding sequence ATGAATATAACCAACTTCGATCTCAACCTGCTGCGCATCCTCGACGTTTTGCTGCGCGAGCAGAATGTCTCGCGTGCCGCCGAACGCCTGGCCCTCAGCCAGCCAACCGTCAGCAACGCCCTGGCACGCCTGCGTGAGCTGCTCGAAGACCCGCTGCTGGTGCGTATTGGCCGGCGCATGCAACCCACGCCGAAGGCCTTGGCCCTTGAGGGCCCGATTCGCTCGGCGCTGCAGCAGATCGAACAAACCCTGAATGTCGGCGAAAGTTTCGACCCGCGCTTGAGCCGACAGACTTTTCGCATCGCCATGACCGACTTTGTCGAGCAACTGTGCATGCCCGAGCTGCTGCGGCACCTGCAAGACAGTGCCCCCAACCTGCGCCTGGACATCACCCCGCTGGCCCCCAGCCTGCCGGTCGATGCGCTGGACCGCGGCCAGCTTGACCTGGTGCTGGGGCGCTTTGAAGAAATCCCGGCGCGCTTCGCCCGTCATCACTGGCGTAGCGAAACCCTGCAGGTTGCGGTACGCCAGGACCATCCACTGGTCAATGGCACACTCGACCTTGAGACCTTCCTGCGCCTGCGCCACCTCTGGGTGCACGGCGGGCAGACCCGCGGCATGGTCGATCAATGGCTGGGGGAACAAGGGCTGGCGCGGCAGATCGTCTACACCACGCCCAGCTACCTGCAGGCGGCACATCTGGTGGTGGCTTTAGACCTTTGCGTGGTGTTGCCGACGCAACTGGCGCGGTATTTCGCCACCTTGCTGCCCTTGCAACTGTATGACCTGCCGTTTGCTCTGGAGGCTTTCGAGCTGGAGCTGGTGCACCTGGCACAGCACGGACAGAATCGGGCCCTGGAGTGGTTGGTCGGGGAAATGCTGCGCGTAGGCAAAAACTGA
- a CDS encoding autoinducer binding domain-containing protein, whose protein sequence is MKNRTAAQPQRLLDNLPLLVKKLGFDYYAFTFISPDQQTYTTNYPASWLEHYNRCGYAARDPIPALCQTSSLPLLWAAETFDSAEDIWIAAQAYDLHHGWVQPIHSQQTRSSLSVLRPHTSVSREEFYAKAEQVMLLGAQLHQAAAYFSPFTHITSPEHRLD, encoded by the coding sequence ATGAAAAATCGGACAGCCGCGCAACCGCAGCGATTGCTCGACAACCTGCCGTTGCTCGTAAAGAAACTGGGGTTTGACTACTACGCATTTACCTTCATCAGTCCCGATCAGCAGACTTACACAACCAACTACCCTGCTTCCTGGCTCGAACACTATAACCGCTGCGGCTATGCCGCTCGGGATCCGATACCCGCTCTTTGCCAGACCTCCAGCTTGCCCTTGTTGTGGGCGGCTGAAACCTTTGACAGCGCAGAGGATATCTGGATTGCGGCGCAGGCCTACGACCTGCACCACGGCTGGGTTCAACCCATTCATAGCCAGCAAACGCGTAGCAGCTTGAGTGTTTTGCGCCCTCACACTAGCGTCTCGCGCGAGGAGTTTTACGCGAAGGCGGAACAGGTGATGCTGCTAGGCGCACAGTTGCATCAGGCCGCAGCCTATTTTTCGCCCTTCACACACATCACCAGCCCGGAGCACCGGCTTGATTAG